aaataatcaaaaaatataatttaaataaaaaaaaattttcatttttaaatatttttcacaaCCGTGGCCTTGATTTACAGTTTCAATGCTTGGGAGTGGACTAGACGCGCTCCAAAAGGTGGGGTTTGCTTTGACCATTGGAACAAATGGTAGCTGGGCATGACATGGACGGAAGCtggaatgcttttaaaaaaggAAGACTGATTGGCTGAGTTAAGGAAGTGTCAACACAAATATAAGTTCGCTGACATGGCATTTTTGCAAACCATTGATGAAATCGTGTGGCTCATCTTATCCATGTCGACAAGGTGAAATTCTATTCTGTCCACTGAAAAGAATATCAAactacaatatttatttatttatttcactaaTTTCCATATTTTCCACCACTTTCTTCCCACTTTTATTTGTCCTTCTTAATGCTGTTTACGTACATGTTATTGGAAAAGTCTTTCCATTTTTAGTATTgcattaacttttgtttttttatactttttaaaaatatattttatttaaaaaatattaaattgaacaTTTTTAAGTGGTTTCTattgattttgatataataatattaaaaaatataaataaaatattattttaatatattttcaaacaaaaaatatttctttttataaaagaacttacatcacaatatcaaacacataaaAGCAAATATCTATATAGCATATTTTAGCCCAATAAACTTTGCTATCTTCTtcctattataaatttatatattttttaattattaattcaatacaataaatttatttttagaattattgaagaaaaatagtCAATTCATcaagatgaaaacaaaattttgaaaaatatagttatcaAATTGATATAATTGGAGTTATTAGATTGTTAAGTGAATTGTGCATcaccaaattaatttaaattaatttttttataaaaacaatcattttatttttttaaaaaaaatcttgatgttAACCCTACAAAGccatctaaattaaattttaaatcataaaattttcaaattaatccaAGAAATTGAACCGAATTGAGCCGCTATATTGGAAAGGACTGATTGAAGCCGAGATTATTAACAACTTACGACCTCAATGACAGTGACAAAAGAACCTCCCTTAATGACCTCAGTGACAGTGACAATCATGGACCATTCCTCGTCTTTGGGCTGCACGTGACAATTGGCAAGCAACAGTTGCACGCAAGCAGATTTAcagcaaggttgtcaattccgggTTCCGGTacgtattttatttttttaattgaaatgaaatattttagttttaaagtgTTTCGGTATCTAGTTTTGAGATTATAttgttcataatattttaaatataaagttaggtcaatatTATCAAGTGGCTAATAAAATCTGAAACATCCCTTGTTTTACtccaaattcctacaaagtataaacatgaaaaaacaacatgaatatatacatatatattagtgataaatctaattttaaaaaattaatattattattaataaaaaatactaataataattttcaacattattattaatatcattgctattgaaaatagtaatgaaaaagaacttttttataatcgggtggtttaattaatgaaattgagtaaagttcaatttaattcaatggtttTTCAAGAGCGGAATGGAACATATGGAATGAAATCGGAACGTTTCGGGTGGAATTTAGCCGAAAAATCGGGAACGGatcgagatttaaaatgagataaaatttgttctgttttgttctattttttgaattaatatagaATGTTTCGATCATTCCGgacgaaataaaataaaattgacaaccttgatttACAGGTCCATGATTCTTTCTTTGGATTCCTCCTCCTGAGCTTGCTTGTCGCTTGTGGAAGATACCTACTAATGGCTATGGACGTCAGACTAGTGTCCTGTTCCAACTTAGATGTGCATGCTTATCGCTTGGTTTCAACTGTCGATAAAAAACTATATCCCTTCTGTTTTAGTCAGGGACCTCAAGTCTCTTGCGATTGTCCAAATAGAGACGTTCAAGCTTGGAAACTCCTCGGAAACTTGCATGTATTGTAGGAGAGTTGTCGCCTCTCGGATTTAATAGTCTTAATGAAGATAGGCAACCGAGATCACTGGAAATTGATTCTTCCTCTATATTGCAGTTCCTTGAATCTAATTCGTCACAGAGCATAAACCTGAGAAAGAGTTAGATGGAAAACTCGTGCGAACAGGCCCTTGTCCTAGAAATGAAGGTAATAGGGTCATCTTCGAAGATGCTTCCTGTCTTATTGCAGCTCCACTCGCATCAGGCTCATCCAAACATTCTGCAGGGCCCCATTCCTCGGGGCTGAGCTCGAGTGTAAATAAAAATGGACCCTGCGTTCAATGGAAAAATGAAATTGTCCATTCAAATATGAATGATCAATACTCACTGGTCTTTCAGATCAATCCAGAGACACTGGGCGGTTTTCAAACAATACAGCCCTCCATTTATGGCACCTTTTCTCTGTTGTTCCTGGAAGCATCTTCATGTTTATCAAATGCTTCTTGAGATTTCCTTGTCTGTTTCCTAACCTCAGATGGATCCACATGCCCTCGAGAATCTTTTACAACTTCATCTAAGAACCAAATCCTTTagagaaaaaatgataattgaaaAGCCTTGATTCTTCTATATTTCTTTCGAGAGTTCCAGCGAAATGGTTTTTCCTTCATCAAGGTCCAGGTCATCCCTGAAGACAACAAAGCCTCTTTGATGCAAAGCAGCATATAAATGGTCTTGCGAGTGTCCTTCGCCTCTGAAACTCAAGACATCATAAATCCATCGAGCTTTCTTCATACAAGGATGAGAAGGAGATGACAAAGAGGCTTGGGTGATCTTGGGAACATGTTCCTGAAACACAAGCTACCCCCAGTTAACACTATAAATCTCGTGCAATTTAGCACATGCTTCACTGTAAGCTTAGTTGACAAGGCAATATGATCCCTTCAatcaaaggaaaaggagagGGTTTCTTCAGTTTAagattttcttcgttctttaaTTTTCTGTTAATTGAGCTCAAAACAATGGTCACCAGCGCATTTATGACTACACAAACAAGAGGGAAAGATCTGGCAATAAGCAGTGGTTTCATTGGACTGGATGAGTGGGGTGCTAAAGATGTTNNNNNNNNNNNNNNNNNNNNNNNNNNNNNNNNNNNNNNNNNNNNNNNNNNNNNNNNNNNNNNNNNNNNNNNNNNNNNNNNNNNNNNNNNNNNNNNNNNNNNNNNNNNNNNNNNNNNNNNNNNNNNNNNNNNNNNNNNNNNNNNNNNNNNNNNNNNNNNNNNNNNNNNNNNNNNNNNNNNNNNNNNNNNNNNNNNNNNNNNNNNNNNNNNNNNNNNNNNNNNNNNNNNNNNNNNNNNNNNNNNNNNNNNNNNNNNNNNNNNNNNNNNNNNNNNNNNNNNNNNNNNNNNNNNNNNNNNNNNNNNNNNNNNNNNNNNNNNNNNNNNNNNNNNNNNNNNNNNNNNNNNNNNNNNNNNNNNNNNNNNNNNNNNNNNNNNNNNNNNNNNNNNNNNNNNNNNNNNNNNNNNNNNNNNNNNNNNNNNNNNNNNNNNNNNNNNNNNNNNNNNNNNNNNNNNNNNNNNNNNNNNNNNNNNNNNNNNNNNNNNNNNNNNNNNNNNNNNNNNCTTTTTAAGGGGGTGTTTATTTTgcggtttcataattttttaaaataatttgtttaaaaataataattttaatgtgttgatatcaaaaataatttttaaaaaataataaaaatattatttttatgttttttccaagtaaaaaataattgctatcacactctcaaacatatctaaatatatatttgacatTATAACAGCTTTTTAtggttatgatttgaaaaaaaataaaaataaaacaacatttttagttGCTGCAGTTAAGATTAAAacatgtgtttggttaatataacatattaaaattgttattaaataaaagcaattaacaaatatttggttaatattGTTGTTAAAAGTATTGTTGATGCATTTcataacattaaaattacaataaaaaattatagcaaaacaatattaaggtccttatttataaaataaaattaaaaataaaacatgtaataAATGTACCAATTGCAAAAGTTGGTTCAATTAAGAAtctaaacattattattatttatacatgttccgaaatataaactatttttattatctcatTAAACCAATTACAATCTTATCATAAATATCATTCATTTGAGATGGTTTATAATTTACATAATTTTGTGGATGTTTTTTGCAATCTCATTAtcttttttactaataaatgaaatttgatattttgaaaatacgcAAACAAAGCACACGTGTAGCAAGCAGTTTTGCACTAGACATGTCTGATATCCAGTAaacttgttatttaaaaaaaaataaaagaatctgCTCAAATCAACAGTCTCAAATAACATCAGCTTCTCTGAAATGTAAGAGAGACTGTTTCAGGGAGAAGGTAAAAAGGCAAAATTTCTCAATCAAATCTTTGCTGTAGCCGCGGCTTATGGATGCAAGAAGGTGGAGCTATTTTTCTCAAGCCATGACTTACCTtccaaatctttttaaaatggcTAGCGCATAAGCCTTTCAAGCCCATACACACAGTCTGACCTACCTCACGAAGTACTTTGGGCTTGGGTCTAAAACTCCTAGACCCTCGCCAAGTCCACAAAGCCATAGGTTTTTCAAGTACAACGCTTTCAGGGTTTATGATCTGAGCTCCTTCTCCACATTGCTTCTCTCTAGCCCCTCAAAATGCCACCTTTAACCTCCCTCCACCTCCGTCATCTCCTCCGCCACTACCACCTCTCCTCTCCACCACCAACAGCTttctctttgcattttaatCCTACCTATCTCCCCAAAACCCCAGCTTTACCCTTCTGTCTCTCCCAAAGACCCTTCTCCTCCTCCCAAACCTTAAACCCTAATACCATTGAAAGTCCAGATCCCGCAATAGTTCAGTCTCTATCTACTGAGATTTCAAGAGACCCAAACACCGACCCTTTATCAATCTCAGAAAGGCTCCACCTTTCCTTCTCGCACTTAACGAAGAACAACGCCTTAACACCTTCTCTAGTCCTGCAAACCCTCAAGCTTTCTCCTGATGCAGGCCGTACAGTTATTGAGTTTCACAATTGGCTTATTAAAGATGCAGACTTTGAGCAAAATGACGAGTCTTTGGCCCTTTTTGTTGACTATTTTGGTAGAAGAAAGGATTTTAAAGCAGCCCATGATTTGCTTGTTGAAGGTAAAAGTGTTGCTGGGGTTAAGTGTTTTGAGTCTATGATTGATAGGCTTGTGAGAGCAGGGAGGACAACACAGGTCATTGGGTTTTTTGAGAGAATGGAGAGGGATTATGGGTTTAAGAGAGACAAGGAAAGTCTCACGTTTGTAGTTCAGAAGTTGTGTGAAAATGGGTATGCAAGTTATGCTGAGAAAATGGTGAAGGATTTGGCTAATGAGATATTTCCTGATGATGGTATTTGTGATCTGTTAATCAAAGGTTGGTGTGTTGATGGGAAGTTAGAGGAGGCTAAAAGATTAGCAGGGGAGATGTATAGAGGTGGTTTTGAGATTGGTACAATGGCGTTTAATGCTATGCTTGACTGTGTTTGCAAGCTTTGTCGGGAAAAGGATCCTTTTAGGTTGGAGTCGGAGGTGGAGAAGGTGTTGATGGAAATGGATGTTCGTGGAGTTCCACGAAATGTCGAGacttttaatgtgttgattagTAATCTGTGTAAGGTAAGGAGAACTGAGGATGCAATGAAGTTGTTTTCTAGGATTGGGGAATGGGGTTGTTGTCCAGATGAGACTacatttcttgttttgattagGAGCTTGTATCAGGCAGCTAGAGTTGGTGAGGGGGATGAGATGATTGATAGAATGAAGAGTGCAGGGTATGGTGATAAGCTGGATAGGAAGGCTTATTATggatttttgaagattttgtgtGGGATCGAGAGGCTTGAGCATGCTATGAGTGTGTTTGAGATGATGAAGGCAGATGGGTGCAAGCCTGGGATCAAGACTTATGATTTGTTGATGGGGAAGTGGTGTACACATAATCGTCTTGATAAAGCAAATGTTCTTTATAACGAAGCATTGAGCAGTGGGGTGACAGTGACACCCAAAGAGTACAGGGTGGATCCGAAGTTTATGAAAAAACCGAAGGCTGttaagaaagagaagaagagggagaCATTGCCAGAGAAAATGGCAAGGAAGAGGAGGCGGCTTAAGCAGATTAGATTGAGTTTTGTGAAGAAGCCCAAGAAGGGGATGCGCCGTGCCCTTTGATCACTATCCAATTCATAATTCATCAAGTAAGGATGTATGGCAATGTTGCTTGCTGTTTGTTTTGAGATTCAATCTTGTTTGAAGGTTGTTATTGCCTGCTAGGAATAAAATGTTTCTTCTGGTTCACAGGTGCTTGAAACAGTATAAGCATTATATTTTCGGTCAGAACTAAATTCATTGAACTTGCAAATTTCTGAGGTCTGATAGCATGATCGCGCTTTGCCTGTTTCCTTAATCTGCAGTGTTATGTCTACCGCGCACTATACTGATAATGTTTACGATACAAACGGAGCATGTGCTTatgaatttcttcattttaactGTTTTAATTCAGACGAGCCTGTTTTCTATTAGATAGATATCAGTCGATACGACCTCACCCTTTCTCTTAGCTTGTATCCTGTGTCTTGTAGGTTGAGAGAGGCATCGATAAAGTGGGACACGGGTATTAGGATGAAATTAAAGGTCGAATTCTCTCTTGATGATCTATCTTAGCATTTGAACATGGTTTACATTTTAGTTTCAGATTGATGTAATCAATGGACTGCCTGATATTATTGTCAATTTATAAGAACTTATTCTTATAAGAGCTTATTCTCCATTAATGATTTCTTGGTTACCCCTGTTCAATTTATGTTGAGTTTGTATTGAGTCATCTGTCAATGCAATGCTTTGTTTTATGTATGACTCTCCTACGAAAGTTTTCCTGCTGGATAGCAAGGAAAtgctcaaaaaaattataaccattaTGAACTGATGCTGGTTCTTGTGAGTCTGTGGACAGACATGGAATTTGGCTTTTTCAACTGGGCGTCGAAGTGGGCATGAACTGGGGTGGTGGTAAATTGCGCCATGTGATATCTGAGGTTTTACTGATAAAAATAGAAGTTCTTCAGGTTGCCTTTAATTAAATGTCTGCAAATAATGAATATACAAGTTTTCATGATGCTAGGATGAGAACCGTTTCTCAAGTTACAACTTGCTATCAGTTTGGATCTTTAGGTAACTGGTTATCTG
This DNA window, taken from Populus alba chromosome 17, ASM523922v2, whole genome shotgun sequence, encodes the following:
- the LOC118034693 gene encoding small ribosomal subunit protein mL104 (rPPR9), which translates into the protein MPPLTSLHLRHLLRHYHLSSPPPTAFSLHFNPTYLPKTPALPFCLSQRPFSSSQTLNPNTIESPDPAIVQSLSTEISRDPNTDPLSISERLHLSFSHLTKNNALTPSLVLQTLKLSPDAGRTVIEFHNWLIKDADFEQNDESLALFVDYFGRRKDFKAAHDLLVEGKSVAGVKCFESMIDRLVRAGRTTQVIGFFERMERDYGFKRDKESLTFVVQKLCENGYASYAEKMVKDLANEIFPDDGICDLLIKGWCVDGKLEEAKRLAGEMYRGGFEIGTMAFNAMLDCVCKLCREKDPFRLESEVEKVLMEMDVRGVPRNVETFNVLISNLCKVRRTEDAMKLFSRIGEWGCCPDETTFLVLIRSLYQAARVGEGDEMIDRMKSAGYGDKLDRKAYYGFLKILCGIERLEHAMSVFEMMKADGCKPGIKTYDLLMGKWCTHNRLDKANVLYNEALSSGVTVTPKEYRVDPKFMKKPKAVKKEKKRETLPEKMARKRRRLKQIRLSFVKKPKKGMRRAL